Proteins encoded within one genomic window of Lynx canadensis isolate LIC74 chromosome B4, mLynCan4.pri.v2, whole genome shotgun sequence:
- the ARL5B gene encoding ADP-ribosylation factor-like protein 5B — protein MMGLIFAKLWSLFCNQEHKVIIVGLDNAGKTTILYQFLMNEVVHTSPTIGSNVEEIVVKNTHFLMWDIGGQESLRSSWNTYYSNTEFIILVVDSIDRERLAITKEELYRMLAHEDLRKAAVLIFANKQDMKGCMTAAEISKYLTLSSIKDHPWHIQSCCALTGEGLCQGLEWMTSRIGVR, from the exons aacACAAAGTAATTATAGTGGGACTGGATAATGCAGGGAAAACCACCATTCTTTACCAATT CTTAATGAATGAAGTGGTTCACACATCTCCAACCATAGGAAGCAATGTTGAAGAAATAGTTGTGAAGAACACGCATTTTCTTATGTGGGATATTGGTGGTCAAGAATCACTGAGGTCGTCCTGGAACACGTATTACTCAAACACAGAG TTCATCATTCTCGTGGTTGATAGCATTGACAGGGAACGACTAGCGATTACAAAAGAAGAGTTATACAGAATGTTGGCTCACGAG GATTTACGGAAAGCCGCAGTCCTGATCTTTGCAAATAAACAGGATATGAAAGGGTGTATGACAGCAGCTGAAATCTCTAAATACCTCACCCTTAGTTCAATTAAGGATCATCCATGGCACATTCAGTCCTGCTGTGCTTTAACAGGAGAAGG GTTATGCCAAGGTCTAGAGTGGATGACCTCCCGGATTGGTGTGAGATAA